The Montipora capricornis isolate CH-2021 chromosome 6, ASM3666992v2, whole genome shotgun sequence genome has a window encoding:
- the LOC138051553 gene encoding uncharacterized protein: protein MASANPLSSIDQLKAARRLAETNVTETVNKLNELLAARESTDIVQQVQMELDEVLEQFKIAHEAYHNQIKSQPEREESENYYASLLELASELEREIASWLMAPDAQRLLTGQRTQIRPDDSISNAGSRASLRTRSAVSSTRSSASAKAKSAARKAALEARAANLSSLHELQFEELKLRQRKAKIELQAEIAEAEAERKVYEEIEAEADDTRKSIIRGARNTHQPDQSIRPPTQVTNASTPREGVPKDSHKPSETPINSHSVEPYNEGYPDPPRLPISLQNGSFHEESFHRLLESQEQQNRAMQQLVQQQQLGVMSLTLPQPDMQVFSGDPIHYCDFVRSFENLVERKTPSPSSRLYYLVQYTSGPVKELMKSCLSMREEEGYLEAKRLLRNRYGQNYKIAAAHVQRLIGGPVIKAEDGQALQQFSIQLTSCVNTLRQIGYLNKLDNPDNLKKIIDRLPYGIRLKWRDTVDRIVEKEERDVTVKDIMEFVTARARAATHPVFGKIFNENKVRPPSGKPQRKPPKSGGFSTHGEVTLSKAPIEKPKPKCLLCPSNHWLSRCDKFRKQSLDERKRFIDQKKLCSNCLHPGHFVRDCPKESFCRVQGCSGKHSTFLHPKDSTNASTTLTVADSPNGDQGETAEPTPATPSPASNGYVRNTYSTSSSSVTGLAIVPVRVKAKGKDKMVQTYAFLDSGSNTSFCTEGLLRKLNLEGAKTTLSLTTLEGENDPIECSLVSLEAFHLSDSLAVQLPKVYSRPSLPIPSEAIAKQEDIDRWPYLKGIDVAHIDAEIGLLIGSDVPEAFQPREIRQSEDGGPFATRTVLGWVFNGPLGRPTTTQVSTVNFLQANKTLEERFKEFCNQEFNDSLYETKTSMSLNDRKALHTMEETVKLVNGHYEMALPWKSFPPRLPNNRPLAERRLNHLKKRLLKEPMVYQKYKTFMDDLLSKDYAKKVTSQELGPLKTHWYLPHHPVFNPQKPGKIRVVFDCSAKCHGTSLNDQLLQGPDLTNSLVGVLSRFREERIALMSDIEAMFHQVRVRPSDCDALRFLWWPDGNLDSEPEEYEMRVHLFGGTSSPSCANFALKKTAQDNEADFNPETIQTVERNFYVDDCLKSVPTEDAAVTLADQLRELLTRGGFKLTKWLSNSKRVLESLPESERAAQVKGLDFDKLPVERALGVQWNVSSDTFGFSIIVKDRPATRRGILSIVSSVYDPLGFVAPFILKAKLILQDLCRNQYGWDDKIPDEFIHRWEAWLRELPRLEQLTVDRCFKSPELGGIASCQLHHFSDASKQGYGAATYLRITDAGGNVKCSFVMGKARLAPIKPVTVPRMELSAAVVATRLEKMSRGELSLPINQSFFWTDSTCVLRYLENQDKRFQTFVANRVATIHDASSPSQWRYVNTQLNPADDASRGVSADSLQRWLHGPKFLSQPSDTWPKRPADMNTTIPDDDPEVKKDSVTYLSQVTARDHTSEIFERFSSWVHLKKFVAWMLRFKSNFSCLSKKRKAGEPVSIQSTSTATPITIAELNNAEFEIIKYVQSQCFKEEQDILKRVKPQGTPTRKNGLKKSSNIFNLDPILMRGLIRVGGRLQRAPINTDAMHPVVLPKKHHVVKLIIQYYHLISGHSGLEYTLSLTRERYWIINGRSTVRNVLNDCFSCRKRQAPLAQQKMANLPEDRVTPSKPPFTYTGVDCFGPFEVRRGRTKVKRYGVIFTCLTLRAVHIEVASSLDTESFINALRRFIARRGQPEEMRSDNGGNFVKGERELREAVNDWNHSQIHEFLLQRNVKWTFNPPAGSHHGGVWERCIRTVRKVMKALMKEQVLDDEGLNTLLCEVEAIINGRPITKLSDDPRDLEPLTPNHLLLLRTGPVVPPGNFTKHDNYYTRRWRQVQYLADIFWKRWVREYLPSLQQRQKWTKQQRNFAEDDLVLILDENKPRNSWPLGRILEVHASRNDGLVRSVKVKTSTSELVRPIDKIVLLEAAAVSSNSD, encoded by the coding sequence ATGGCTTCCGCTAATCCGCTATCATCGATCGATCAATTAAAGGCCGCCCGCAGATTGGCAGAAACTAACGTGACGGAAACGGTCAATAAACTGAATGAGTTACTCGCTGCACGTGAGTCCACCGACATTGTTCAACAGGTCCAAATGGAGTTGGACGAAGTATTGGAACAATTCAAAATTGCTCACGAGGCTTACCACAACCAAATTAAATCTCAACCGGAAAGAGAAGAATCTGAAAATTATTACGCCTCGCTCCTGGAATTAGCTTCTGAGCTCGAGAGAGAGATTGCGTCATGGTTAATGGCACCTGACGCCCAAAGGTTGTTGACAGGTCAAAGAACCCAAATCCGCCCCGATGATTCGATAAGTAACGCCGGGTCACGCGCGTCCCTCCGTACGCGTTCTGCCGTCAGTTCAACAAGGAGTTCAGCCAGCGCAAAGGCAAAATCAGCGGCGCGAAAGGCAGCGCTCGAAGCAAGAGCCGCAAATCTTTCAAGCTTGCATGAGTTGCAGTTTGAGGAGCTAAAACTTCGACAAAGGAAAGCCAAAATAGAACTTCAAGCCGAAATAGCGGAAGCCGAGGCCGAGAGAAAAGTGTATGAAGAAATCGAAGCGGAAGCGGATGATACGAGAAAATCAATTATTCGCGGCGCACGTAACACCCACCAGCCAGATCAGTCAATTAGGCCTCCGACACAGGTCACGAATGCGTCTACGCCGCGAGAAGGAGTTCCTAAAGATTCTCATAAGCCTAGTGAAACCCCGATTAATTCGCATTCCGTTGAGCCTTACAATGAAGGATATCCAGACCCGCCACGTTTACCAATCAGCCTCCAAAATGGTAGCTTCCATGAGGAATCCTTTCATCGCCTCTTGGAAAGTCAAGAACAGCAAAATCGCGCTATGCAGCAGCTCGTACAGCAGCAACAACTAGGCGTGATGTCCCTTACGTTACCCCAACCGGATATGCAGGTCTTCAGTGGAGATCCGATCCACTATTGCGATTTCGTGCGTTCCTTCGAGAATCTCGTCGAAAGAAAAACTCCAAGTCCCAGCTCCCGTCTGTACTATCTGGTACAGTACACGTCTGGACCTGTGAAAGAACTGATGAAGAGCTGTCTATCAATGCGAGAAGAGGAAGGATACCTCGAAGCAAAACGATTGCTCCGAAATCGCTATGgccaaaactacaaaatagccgcGGCGCACGTGCAGAGACTTATCGGAGGTCCAGTCATCAAAGCCGAGGATGGCCAAGCGCTCCAGCAGTTCTCAATCCAATTAACAAGCTGTGTTAATACCCTCAGACAAATCGGGTACCTCAACAAGCTGGATAACCCAGATAACCTGAAAAAGATCATCGACAGACTTCCGTACGGCATTCGTTTGAAATGGCGCGATACCGTTGACCGCATTGTCGAGAAAGAAGAAAGGGATGTGACTGTTAAGGACATTATGGAGTTCGTGACAGCAAGAGCCAGAGCCGCCACCCATCCAGTATTCGGCAAGATCTTCAACGAGAACAAGGTGCGGCCTCCGAGTGGCAAACCCCAGAGGAAACCGCCAAAGTCGGGTGGTTTCTCGACCCATGGGGAAGTGACACTTTCAAAGGCACCTATTGAGAAGCCTAAGCCCAAGTGTCTGCTCTGCCCTTCAAATCACTGGCTTTCACGCTGCGACAAGTTCCGAAAGCAGTCGCTTGATGAGAGGAAGAGGTTTATAGACCAAAAGAAACTCTGCAGTAACTGCCTTCATCCTGGCCATTTCGTTAGGGACTGCCCAAAGGAGAGTTTCTGTAGAGTTCAAGGATGCAGTGGAAAGCATTCTACCTTCCTCCATCCAAAAGACAGCACGAACGCCTCCACGACATTAACTGTAGCAGATAGTCCGAACGGGGACCAGGGCGAAACTGCTGAGCCAACGCCTGCCACTCCCAGTCCAGCTAGCAATGGCTACGTCCGGAACACTTATTCAACTTCAAGTTCTTCCGTCACTGGGCTCGCAATCGTCCCAGTCCGGGTTAAAGCCAAGGGCAAAGATAAGATGGTTCAGACGTACGCGTTCCTTGATTCTGGGTCAAACACGTCCTTTTGCACCGAAGGCCTTCTGAGAAAGCTCAACCTCGAGGGAGCCAAGACAACGCTCTCGCTTACAACGTTGGAGGGCGAAAATGACCCAATCGAATGCTCCCTGGTCAGTCTGGAAGCCTTCCATCTAAGTGATAGCCTTGCGGTTCAGCTCCCGAAGGTCTACTCTAGACCAAGTCTGCCAATCCCTTCAGAGGCCATCGCCAAACAAGAGGATATTGACCGCTGGCCGTATCTAAAGGGAATCGATGTCGCACACATAGACGCCGAGATCGGTCTGTTAATCGGTAGTGACGTACCAGAAGCCTTTCAACCCAGAGAAATCCGACAAAGCGAGGATGGTGGTCCCTTCGCTACCCGAACAGTCTTAGGCTGGGTGTTCAATGGTCCATTGGGAAGACCGACAACCACCCAAGTGTCTACTGTGAACTTTCTACAAGCAAACAAAACCCTTGAAGAACGGTTTAAGGAGTTTTGCAATCAAGAATTCAACGACTCCCTGTACGAAACAAAAACGTCAATGTCGCTTAACGACCGCAAAGCTTTACATACCATGGAGGAAACGGTGAAGTTAGTCAACGGCCATTATGAAATGGCCCTACCATGGAAGTCTTTCCCACCACGCCTTCCAAACAACAGACCTTTAGCAGAACGTCGACTTAATCACCTGAAGAAGCGCCTGCTAAAGGAACCAATGGTCTATCAAAAGTACAAGACGTTCATGGACGACCTTCTGTCCAAAGACTACGCCAAGAAAGTAACAAGCCAGGAACTGGGACCTTTAAAAACCCACTGGTACCTCCCACATCACCCAGTGTTTAATCCCCAAAAGCCAGGAAAAATCAGGGTGGTGTTCGACTGCTCAGCAAAATGCCATGGGACCTCCTTAAACGACCAGCTGCTACAGGGGCCGGACCTAACCAATTCGCTCGTTGGTGTCCTCTCGAGATTCAGAGAAGAACGCATCGCCTTAATGTCGGACATCGAGGCGATGTTCCACCAAGTTAGAGTTCGCCCGAGCGATTGTGACGCCCTAAGGTTCCTGTGGTGGCCCGACGGTAACCTGGACAGCGAACCTGAAGAATATGAAATGAGAGTCCACTTGTTTGGAGGAACATCATCTCCCAGCTGCGCGAACTTCGCACTCAAGAAAACAGCCCAAGACAACGAGGCTGACTTCAACCCTGAAACCATTCAGACCGTGGAACGAAACTTCTATGTTGATGACTGCTTAAAGTCAGTTCCCACTGAAGACGCAGCTGTAACCCTCGCAGACCAGTTGCGAGAGCTCCTTACAAGAGGCGGATTCAAGCTTACCAAATGGTTGTCGAACTCGAAAAGAGTACTCGAGTCCTTGCCGGAGTCTGAAAGAGCTGCACAAGTTAAAGGGTTAGATTTCGACAAGCTGCCAGTTGAAAGAGCGTTAGGAGTGCAATGGAACGTGTCATCCGACACGTTTGGTTTCAGCATCATAGTTAAAGACAGACCTGCCACCAGGAGAGGCATACTATCCATCGTCAGCTCAGTGTACGACCCCCTGGGATTCGTCGCTCCATTCATTCTGAAAGCGAAACTTATCCTGCAAGACCTATGCCGTAATCAGTACGGCTGGGATGACAAGATTCCAGACGAATTCATTCATCGCTGGGAGGCATGGCTGCGGGAGCTACCCAGGCTAGAGCAGCTCACAGTTGACCGCTGTTTCAAGTCTCCAGAACTCGGTGGGATCGCCTCATGCCAGCTGCACCACTTTTCTGATGCATCAAAACAGGGATACGGAGCAGCTACCTACCTCAGAATCACGGATGCAGGTGGAAACGTCAAATGCTCGTTCGTTATGGGAAAGGCCAGACTTGCGCCAATCAAACCAGTTACAGTTCCCCGAATGGAGTTATCAGCAGCCGTCGTTGCAACAAGACTAGAGAAAATGTCTCGAGGGGAATTAAGTctaccaatcaatcaatcattcttCTGGACAGACAGCACCTGTGTCCTGCGTTACCTGGAAAATCAGGACAAGCGATTTCAAACTTTCGTCGCCAATCGGGTCGCGACGATACACGACGCGTCTTCTCCATCTCAGTGGAGATACGTCAACACCCAACTCAATCCAGCCGACGATGCTTCAAGAGGCGTGTCAGCAGACTCTCTTCAACGCTGGCTGCATGGTCCAAAATTCCTTAGTCAGCCCAGCGACACATGGCCAAAAAGACCTGCTGATATGAACACTACCATTCCCGATGACGACCCAGAAGTCAAGAAAGACTCAGTTACGTATTTGAGTCAAGTTACTGCTCGAGATCACACCTCAGAAATATTCGAACGGTTCTCATCTTGGGTCCATCTCAAGAAATTCGTAGCATGGATGCTGCGCTTCAAGTCAAACTTCTCTTGTTTGAGCAAGAAACGAAAGGCAGGAGAGCCGGTCAGCATTCAGTCAACCAGCACTGCCACGCCCATCACCATAGCAGAACTGAACAACGCCGAATTTGAAATCATCAAGTACGTTCAGAGCCAATGCTTCAAGGAAGAGCAAGATATTCTCAAACGAGTAAAACCACAGGGAACCCCGACAAGAAAGAACGGGCTAAAGAAATCCAGCAACATATTCAACCTTGACCCGATCCTGATGCGAGGTCTCATCCGAGTTGGTGGTCGTCTTCAGCGAGCGCCAATCAACACCGATGCAATGCATCCAGTGGTCCTTCCAAAGAAGCATCACGTGGTCAAGCTCATTATTCAGTACTACCATCTCATTTCTGGGCATTCGGGCCTAGAATACACACTGTCGCTCACAAGAGAGAGATACTGGATAATAAACGGAAGATCTACCGTGCGAAACGTTCTCAACGACTGCTTCAGCTGCCGTAAACGTCAGGCACCACTGGCCCAACAAAAAATGGCAAACCTACCCGAGGACAGAGTAACTCCCTCGAAACCGCCATTCACCTATACAGGGGTTGACTGCTTTGGACCGTTCGAAGTCCGACGCGGAAGGACTAAGGTCAAGCGTTATGGCGTGATATTCACGTGTCTCACACTCCGCGCAGTCCATATAGAGGTGGCATCATCACTGGACACAGAGTCTTTTATCAATGCCCTGCGCAGATTTATCGCAAGAAGAGGTCAACCAGAAGAGATGCGCTCAGACAACGGCGGAAACTTCGTGAAGGGAGAACGCGAACTACGAGAGGCAGTCAACGATTGGAACCACTCACAAATTCACGAATTTCTCCTCCAACGGAATGTCAAGTGGACGTTCAACCCACCTGCTGGCTCCCACCACGGCGGAGTATGGGAGCGATGTATACGAACGGTTCGCAAGGTCATGAAAGCGCTTATGAAAGAGCAAGTGCTGGACGACGAGGGCCTCAACACCCTGCTGTGTGAAGTGGAGGCTATAATCAACGGACGACCGAtcacaaagctgtcagacgacCCACGTGACCTAGAACCACTGACACCAAACCACCTGCTACTACTGAGGACAGGTCCTGTAGTCCCGCCCGGGAACTTCACGAAACATGATAACTACTACACTCGCAGATGGCGTCAAGTACAGTACTTGGCAGACATATTCTGGAAACGATGGGTTCGTGAATACCTCCCGTCGCTGCAGCAGAGACAGAAATGGACCAAACAGCAGAGAAACTTTGCAGAGGACGATCTTGTTCTGATATTGGATGAAAACAAGCCCCGCAACTCCTGGCCACTCGGTCGGATCCTGGAGGTACATGCCAGTCGTAACGATGGACTTGTACGTTCCGTCAAGGTGAAGACCAGTACATCCGAGCTTGTTCGACCCATCGACAAGATTGTGCTACTGGAGGCAGCTGCTGTATCAAGCAACAGTGACTAA